Proteins co-encoded in one Montipora capricornis isolate CH-2021 chromosome 12, ASM3666992v2, whole genome shotgun sequence genomic window:
- the LOC138026529 gene encoding short-chain dehydrogenase/reductase family 9C member 7-like: MLDQLYLNLLSYKGFILLIVFFLTLYVASSFLFPDTHVPDLNQKAVLITGCDTGFGHELAKKLDALGLRVFASCLTAEGQTKLKNECSQHLTTWKLDVTDENDVKKAIEFVKSRLPSQGLWAVVNNAGIVKPGLVEWHTMESLKSVVEVNLWGTISVTKAFLPLLKQTKGRIVNMASSLGIVSVGVAVSYCISKYGVQAFSDGLRREVKPFGVTVHIIEPGFFKTNINDRSKAVEELEKIWHNLDKETKESYGNEFYEQVKKRLKTNFMRLMSPHTYKVVDAMAHAAVCRRPKLRYSVGLDHKVIWKPLSFLPSELQDLLLEYC; this comes from the exons ATGCTGGATCAATTGTATCTCAATCTTCTCTCCTACAAAGGTTTTATATTATTGATTGTCTTTTTTCTAACTTTGTACGTCGCTTCTAGCTTTCTGTTCCCTGATACTCATGTGCCTGATCTGAATCAGAAAGCTGTTCTGATTACCGGGTGCGACACTGGATTCGGCCATGAGCTCGCCAAGAAGCTTGATGCACTAGGATTGCGAGTTTTTGCCTCTTGTCTCACCGCAGAAGGACAAACTAAGCTGAAGAATGAATGTTCTCAACACCTGACAACGTGGAAACTGGATGTAACAGACGAAAATGATGTAAAGAAAGCCATAGAGTTTGTGAAGTCTCGCCTTCCTTCTCAAG GTCTATGGGCAGTTGTAAACAATGCAGGTATTGTAAAACCTGGGTTAGTGGAATGGCACACCATGGAGAGCTTGAAGAGCGTTGTCGAGGTCAACCTCTGGGGAACAATATCAGTGACCAAGGCATTCCTTCCTCTTCTCAAACAAACTAAAGGGCGCATTGTGAATATGGCAAGTTCACTGGGAATAGTCAGCGTGGGAGTAGCAGTGTCGTATTGCATATCGAAGTATGGTGTTCAAGCCTTCTCTGATGGGCTACGCAGAGAAGTTAAGCCTTTTGGAGTTACAGTTCACATCATTGAGCCAGGCTTCttcaaaacaaatattaatgaTCGTTCAAAGGCTGTAGAGGAATTAGAAAAAATATGGCATAATCTAGACAAGGAAACAAAGGAAAGCTATGGAAATGAATTCTATGAACAAG TGAAAAAGCGACTGAAAACAAACTTCATGCGTCTGATGTCACCACATACTTATAAAGTTGTTGATGCAATGGCTCATGCTGCAGTGTGCAGACGACCCAAGCTGCGTTATTCCGTAGGGTTGGACCATAAGGTCATTTGGAAGCCTCTTTCGTTTCTGCCATCTGAGTTACAGGATTTACTTCTTGAATACTGTTGA